The DNA window GTGGCGATCTGCGGTCCTGCGCACGCGGTCTCCGCCGGGGCGGTCGATTACGCGGCCGCGTTTCTGGGCGGGAAAATTGTTCTGTTCGGCAGGCTGGGCGCGGGGCAGAGCTGGAGCGCCTTAAAGCCCGAGGCCAAATCTCACGAATATGGCTATCGCTGCTACGACTCGCACAACCAGCTCTGGAAGACAGTGGGCAGCAGGGTCCAGGCGGGAGCAAGGATCCTGGTTTTCGTCGAGATGAATTGTGCCCCTGAGGCGGGGTATTGCGCCGACCCGGGCAAGGCGCCGGAAAAGGCGGCGCGCGTCCGCATGCGGGTATTTGCCCAGTGCAGGCCGGTGGCGCCCGCATCGGCGGAGTTCGTCTGCACCCTCGACGGCAAGGACATACCGGTGCTGTGCGACCTCAATTCCGCCATGCCCGAGAGAAAGATCGAGAAGCTCTTCGACGATGGGAGCTATGGAATGAAGATCGTGTTCAGGGAGGCGGCGTCGGGCCTCGAGAGCCCCGCCCTCGGATTAGATGCGCTCTTCGGGGCCGAGAACGCGGACGCGGACAACGACGGCGTGCCCGACGCCTGGGACAACTGCCCGTCGGCGCCGAACGAGGACCAGGCGGACGCGGACGGCGACGGCGCCGGGGACGCATGCCCCGGAGCGCCCGCAGCGCCGCCTGCCCGGTGAATGATTTGAGAGGAGGACGTCATGGGAAGGCTATGGAGCGAGGAGATGGACAGGCGGTGGGAGCTCTACCGCGAGGAGACGACCGCCTGGGAGCTGATGCACGAGGAGGAGGGGTTCGAGGACCTGGGGCTCATGGCCGACGGGGAGATCTCGGATCTTGACGGCCAGGAGACGCACCTCCATTTCCACCACGCGAACGCGTTCAAGGAGCAGAAACACTGAGGTCGGAGTGCGGATTTTTTCCCTAGGAACAGAGGGCCCTTTGCGGTATAGGCCGGGCCCATGTCGAGCCAATCGCCCATAGGAATCTTCGACTCGGGAATAGGCGGCCTCACCGTGCTGGCCGCGGTCAAGAGGCGCCTGCCAGGCGAGTCGGTCCTCTATCTCGGGGACACCGCCAGGGTACCCTACGGCACCAAGTCCGCCGAGACTGTCGTTCGCTACTCGAGCCAGTGCGCGGCTTTCCTCGTGGAGAGGGGGGTCAAGGCGCTGGTGGTCGCGTGCAACACCGCGTCCGCCTACGCGCTGCCCGAGCTCGCGAAGAACTTCGACGTCCCGGTGCTGGGGGTCGTGGAGCCGGGCTGCAGGGCGGCCCTCGAAATCTCCAGGGGGGGCGGCATCGGCGTGATCGGCACGGCCGGGACCGTGGCGAGCAACGCCTACGGCTCGCTGCTCAAGGCCATGGACCCCTCCGTGCGGGTCGTCAGCCGCGCCTGCCCGCTGTTCGTGCCGCTGGTGGAGGAGGGGTGGACCGACAACGATGTGGCCGAGGCGGCGGCTGCCAGATATCTGGCCGGGCTTTCCTCCGAGGGGATAGACACCCTGATCCTCGGGTGCACGCACTATCCGCTGCTCAAGGGGGTGATAGCCCGGAACGTGGGGGTGGGCGTGAGGCTGATCGATTCCGCCGAGGCCACTGCGGCAGCACTCGAGGCCCTGCTCGCCGGGAAGATGATCGCGGCGGCGGAGAAGGCGGGCGCAAGGGACCATCTCTATGTCACAGACCTGCCGGCGAGGTTCGAGGGGATCGCACACCGGTTCCTCGGCGGTGAGCCGCCGGAGGTCACGAGGGTCGACCTCTGAGGGCCAATGCCCTTGCATTTTCCCGTGCCCATGCTAGATGATTGACCCCCAAAGGGGGAGGGGGGCGCATTCCGTCGCAGCTGACCCGCCTTGTTTTCGCGTCAATTAAAAAACGGAGAAGGCCTTGCCGAAATCGAAACGCATCGCAGTGTGCATAGCGGCGCTGTCGCTTGTGGCCGCATCTCTCGGAGCGCGGGAAGCCCGGGCGCTCACCGACCGGGGCTACAAGTCGCTCCACAACTTCTCCAAGGTCCTGCACTACATCGAGGACAACTACGTGACCGAGGTTGACGAGCAGAAGCTCATCCGCGGCGCGGTCGAGGGCATGGTGTCGACCCTGGACCCGCACAGCGTCTACATGAGCCCCGAGGTGAACCGCGAGCTCAAGGTTGACACCTCAGGCCGCTTCGACGGCGTCGGGCTCGAGGTCGCGGTCAGAGAGGGCGTGCTCGTGGTGGTCGCGCCCATCAAGGGCTCGCCCGCGGACAGGGCAGGCGTGAGGGCCGGCGACAAGATACTTCGAATAAACGGGGTCTCCACCAAGAACATGAACCTCGGGGAGGCGGTGCTCAAGATGCGCGGCAGGCGCGGGAGCCGCATCACCCTCACGCTCACGCGCGAGGGGGCGCCCAAGGCGTTCGACGTCTCGCTCACCCGCCAGATCATCAGCGTGCCCAGCGTGAAGGCGGAGTTGCTCGACGGGGGCATAGCCTACGCCTCGATCTCGAGCTTCCAGCAGGGCACGACCCGATCGCTCGAGAGGGCGCTCGCCGATCTCTCGAAGAGGGGCGAGGTCAGTGGGCTCATCCTCGATCTCAGGCACAACCCCGG is part of the Pseudomonadota bacterium genome and encodes:
- a CDS encoding glutamate racemase — protein: MSSQSPIGIFDSGIGGLTVLAAVKRRLPGESVLYLGDTARVPYGTKSAETVVRYSSQCAAFLVERGVKALVVACNTASAYALPELAKNFDVPVLGVVEPGCRAALEISRGGGIGVIGTAGTVASNAYGSLLKAMDPSVRVVSRACPLFVPLVEEGWTDNDVAEAAAARYLAGLSSEGIDTLILGCTHYPLLKGVIARNVGVGVRLIDSAEATAAALEALLAGKMIAAAEKAGARDHLYVTDLPARFEGIAHRFLGGEPPEVTRVDL
- a CDS encoding S41 family peptidase → MPKSKRIAVCIAALSLVAASLGAREARALTDRGYKSLHNFSKVLHYIEDNYVTEVDEQKLIRGAVEGMVSTLDPHSVYMSPEVNRELKVDTSGRFDGVGLEVAVREGVLVVVAPIKGSPADRAGVRAGDKILRINGVSTKNMNLGEAVLKMRGRRGSRITLTLTREGAPKAFDVSLTRQIISVPSVKAELLDGGIAYASISSFQQGTTRSLERALADLSKRGEVSGLILDLRHNPGGLLEQAIEVSDLFLKGGVIVSTDNRGKEVDRREAVDQGNEPSYPIAVLVDEGSASASEIVAGALRDNDRATLIGKKTFGKGSVQTVIDLDDGSGLKITVAYYRTPSGRIIHDQGIVPDISIEARPKPAGELPGKPAAPEVAEEEGEGEEAAAKAEPESAVKAPEVDNQRERAIKFMRERIEKQ
- a CDS encoding thrombospondin type 3 repeat-containing protein produces the protein MKRAVSAMAAGLMLVAICGPAHAVSAGAVDYAAAFLGGKIVLFGRLGAGQSWSALKPEAKSHEYGYRCYDSHNQLWKTVGSRVQAGARILVFVEMNCAPEAGYCADPGKAPEKAARVRMRVFAQCRPVAPASAEFVCTLDGKDIPVLCDLNSAMPERKIEKLFDDGSYGMKIVFREAASGLESPALGLDALFGAENADADNDGVPDAWDNCPSAPNEDQADADGDGAGDACPGAPAAPPAR